In Carya illinoinensis cultivar Pawnee chromosome 10, C.illinoinensisPawnee_v1, whole genome shotgun sequence, one DNA window encodes the following:
- the LOC122279455 gene encoding uncharacterized protein LOC122279455, whose translation MSSSHASSSSNTPPKCLCGEMARLKLSNTPRNPRRPFYSCPNYNREGRPYCEYFLWADIEVENEAKVSCERERHLEEKKEQLRKWEEELQKREEELASDRDELHAIINNDNNPRMRPCVYWGLAILLFCCWIGSRTIED comes from the exons ATGTCCTCATCACATGCTTCATCATCTTCGAACACCCCTCCAAAATGTTTATGCGGGGAGATGGCACGTCTAAAATTGTCGAACACCCCTAGAAATCCAAGGCGACCTTTTTATTCGTGTCCCAATTACAATAGAGAG GGAAGGCCATATTGCGAGTATTTTTTATGGGCAGATATCGAAGTGGAAAATGAAGCTAAAGTTTCCTGTGAAAGAGAACGTCACCtcgaagagaaaaaagaacaacttcGAAAATGGGAGGAAGAACTccaaaaaagggaagaagaactCGCCTCCGATCGGGATGAGCTTCATGCTATAATAAACAATGATAACAATCCACGCATGCGACCGTGCGTGTATTGGGGACTTGCAATtctgttattttgttgttggataGGATCAAGAACAATTGAAGATTAA
- the LOC122279452 gene encoding protein FAR-RED IMPAIRED RESPONSE 1-like has translation MEKGEECTSARRSLFGVENSNYMDMPTPVDDEVVIDNHGVVLGNDDDDVVVLEPMPGNDREGILAEPTSGNDDDEVSEPTPGNDDDGVSFPTLGNDDGDGGVSEPTPGMFFKTEKELIYYYKQYGRQAGFSIITQRSKREDDGSVRYVTLGCARGGKARKRITNISKPRPTTKTDCKARINAVLADGVLRITTICNAHNHGLSPQNARFFRCNRAIDDSVKRQLDINDKAGIGMSKSFNSLVVEAGGFEKLPFIEKDTRNYIDKARHLRLGKGGADALRGYFERMQYKNDGFYSSMDLDDDGRLKNVFWADARSRVAYEYFGDVVTFDTTYLTN, from the coding sequence ATGGAGAAAGGGGAAGAATGCACTTCTGCTAGGCGATCGCTGTTTGGAGTGGAAAACAGTAATTATATGGATATGCCAACGCCGGTGGATGATGAGGTAGTGATTGATAATCATGGTGTAGTGTTGgggaatgatgatgatgatgtggtgGTTTTAGAGCCAATGCCGGGAAATGATAGAGAAGGTATTTTAGCAGAGCCAACCTcaggaaatgatgatgatgaggttTCAGAACCAACGCcaggaaatgatgatgatggggtTTCATTTCCAACGCTGGGAAATGATGATGGTGATGGTGGGGTTTCAGAGCCAACGCCGGGGATGTTTTTTAAAACTGAGAAAGAACTCATTTACTACTACAAGCAATATGGGAGACAGGCTGGATTCAGCATAATAACACAAAGAAGTAAAAGGGAAGATGATGGGAGTGTTAGATATGTAACACTTGGTTGTGCTCGTGGTGGTAAGGCAAGAAAACGTATTACCAACATTTCTAAACCCCGCCCAACAACGAAGACTGATTGTAAGGCAAGAATTAATGCAGTTTTGGCTGATGGTGTCTTACGTATAACTACTATCTGCAATGCACATAACCATGGGTTAAGTCCACAAAACGCAAGATTTTTTAGATGTAATCGCGCAATTGATGATTCCGTAAAGAGGCAGTTAGATATTAACGACAAGGCAGGCATAGGTATGTCCAAAAGTTTTAACTCATTGGTTGTCGAGGCCGGTGGTTTTGAGAAACttccatttattgaaaaagatacCCGGAATTATATTGACAAAGCTCGACACCTTAGACTTGGCAAAGGAGGTGCTGATGCACTTCGTGGTTATTTCGAGAGAATGCAGTATAAGAATGATGGGTTTTACTCATCGATGGATTTGGATGATGATGGTCgattaaaaaatgtattctGGGCCGATGCACGCAGTAGAGTAGCGtatgagtattttggggatgttgtgACATTTGATACAACATACCTGACAAACTGA
- the LOC122279453 gene encoding protein FAR1-RELATED SEQUENCE 5-like: protein MRKLPEKLGSHAEFKSGLKSGLQRCVYDSQTSDEFEKSWEVFIDTYNLKENAWLQSLYSERMYWVPVYLKNTFWAGMSTTQRSESMNAFFDGYVHSGTTLKEFVDQFDNALRKKVENEMAADFHSFNATVPCISHLPLEKKFQAVYTNSKFKEVQSEVIGIIYSHCVIIKTEGAITTYQVNDSRQVEDGIKKSTVQAYFNEEECEAKCMCGLFEMRGIICRHMLSIFAARDVQVLPEKYIMERWRKDIKRRYVLIRSSYDDLSGKPAATRYSGLIKICYEVATNACESEKNSLDMTEKLKAMNSIYTKSKPQATIASTHISANAETGSSKKVLSPCVVRGKGRPPSKRKQPTIEKLQTKNKVGGKQQRKSATSQLKDVLNAADSVNQIGTPQSVPSQLPGTQQSVISQVNFDMHGPQVD from the exons ATGAGAAAACTACCAGAGAAGTTGGGTTCACATGCTgaatttaagtctggtttaaaAAGTGGATTGCAGAGATGTGTTTATGATTCTCAGACTTCTGACGAGTTTGAGAAGTCTTGGGAGGTATTCATTGATACCTacaatttgaaggaaaatgcaTGGCTTCAAAGTCTCTATAGTGAGCGAATGTATTGGGTTCCTGTATATCtgaaaaatacattttgggCCGGGATGAGCACAACTCAGAGgagtgagagcatgaatgccTTCTTTGATGGATATGTACATTCAGGGACTACTTTGAAAGAATTCGTCGATCAATTCGACAATGCACTGAGGAAGAAAGTAGAAAATGAGATGGCAGCGGATTTTCACTCATTCAATGCCACAGTACCTTGTATATCTCATTTACCATTGGAGAAAAAATTTCAGGCAGTGTACACGAATTCGAAATTTAAGGAAGTGCAGTCAGAGGTAATAGGGATTATCTACTCTCACTGTGTTATCATAAAAACAGAAGGGGCTATTACCACGTATCAAGTTAATGACAGTCGACAGGTTGAAGACGGCATCAAGAAGTCAACTGTGCAAGCGTACTTTAATGAAGAAGAGTGTGAGGCGAAGTGCATGTGTGGgttatttgagatgagaggaatTATATGTAGGCACATGCTTTCAATATTCGCCGCAAGGGATGTCCAAGTGTTGCCAGAGAAGTACATTAtggagaggtggaggaaggaCATTAAACGTAGATATGTTCTCATTCGAAGCAGTTACGATGACTTGAGTGGTAAACCAGCCGCTACTCGATACTCTGGATTGATTAAAATATGTTATGAAGTTGCTACAAATGCATGTGAAAGCGAAAAAAATTCCCTGGATATGACAGAGAAGCTTAAGGCAATGAATTCGATTTATACTAAATCAAAGCCCCAAGCGACTATTGCAAGCACTCATATTTCCGCTAATGCTGAAACTGGAAGTTCGAAAAAAGTATTGAGTCCTTGTGTTGTCAGAGGCAAAGGTAGGCCCCCATCAAAGAGGAAACAACCTACCATAGAGAAGTTGCAAACCAAGAATAAAGTTGGTGGCAAGCAACAGAGAAAAAGT GCAACTTCACAACTGAAAGATGTACTAAACGCTGCAGATTCAGTAAACCAAATTGGTACACCACAAAGTGTACCATCGCAACTGCCTGGTACACAACAAAGTGTTATTTCCCAG GTGAACTTCGACATGCATGGCCCTCAAGTTGATTAA